One genomic segment of Hordeum vulgare subsp. vulgare chromosome 2H, MorexV3_pseudomolecules_assembly, whole genome shotgun sequence includes these proteins:
- the LOC123431104 gene encoding uncharacterized protein LOC123431104, translating to MHNEKNVSEALLNTCLDIPEKNKDNNKARLGVALYCDRPKLHLNKNSRGVWKKPREKYCVSKEDKMTILKWFKEVKFSDGFAANLSKTVNLNQKKFIGLKSHDHHIIMQRLLPVALRGFIPEPEWKVIAELSFFYRQLCAKEIVPKRMRELEEEVPVLLCKLEKMFPPGFFNVMQHLIVHLPYEARVAGPVAYRWMYVFERAMHYLRLKVRNKARVEGSIVEACIVQEIMNCVSLYFRDHVRTIWKKNPRYNNGGTRVHNDGCTLDVFQHEGNLHGRRTARELSCEELNAARLSILTNCSAVDRF from the exons ATGCACAATGAGAAAAATGTATCTGAGGCTTTACTAAATACATGCCTCGATATTCCTGAGAAAAATAAGGATAACAACAAAGCACGCCTTGGTGTTGCTCTGTATTGTGATCGACCAAAGCTACACCTGAACAAGAATTCAAGGGGTGTGTGGAAGAAACCTAGAGAGAAATATTGTGTCAGCAAGGAAGATAAAATGACCATCCTTAAGTGGTTTAAAGAAGTGAAGTTTTCTGATGGGTTTGCTGCTAATTTGAGTAAAACAGTCAACTTGAATCAAAAAAAATTCATTGGGCTGAAAAGCCATGACCACCACATCATCATGCAGCGCCTCCTCCCAGTTGCCCTACGAGGTTTCATCCCAGAACCTGAATGGAAGGTCATAGCAGAGTTAAGTTTTTTTTATCGGCAATTGTGTGCCAAAGAAATTGTTCCAAAACGGATGCGTGAACTTGAGGAGGAGGTTCCTGTTCTATTATGCAAGCTTGAGAAAATGTTCCCACCAGGCTTCTTCAATGTAATGCAACACCTAATTGTGCATCTTCCATATGAGGCAAGGGTTGCCGGCCCTGTGGCATATCGTTGGATGTATGTTTTTGAGAG GGCAATGCACTATCTTCGTTTAAAAGTGCGAAACAAGGCAAGAGTGGAGGGTTCAATCGTTGAAGCTTGTATTGTGCAGGAGATCATGAATTGTGTTTCTCTTTACTTTAGAGATCATGTTCGTACTATATGGAAGAAGAATCCTCGGTATAATAACGGAGGAACACGCGTGCATAATGATGGTTGTACCTTAGATGTGTTTCAGCATGAAGGAAACCTGCATGGAAGGCGTACTGCCCGAGAACTATCGTGTGAAGAGTTGAATGCAGCAAGGCTGTCCATTCTGACTAACTGCTCTGCTGTTGATAGATTTTGA